In Neofelis nebulosa isolate mNeoNeb1 chromosome 7, mNeoNeb1.pri, whole genome shotgun sequence, the following proteins share a genomic window:
- the ACYP1 gene encoding acylphosphatase-1 isoform X1 has protein sequence MSMNMAEGDTLISVDYEIFGKVQGVFFRKYTQAEGKKLGLVGWVQNTDQGTVQGQLQGPISKVRHMQEWLETRGSPKSHIDRANFRNEKVIVKLDYSDFQIVK, from the exons ATGAGCATGAACATGGCAGAAGGGGACACCCTGATATCAGTGGATTATGAGATTTTTGGGAAGGTCCAAGGAGTGTTTTTCCGCAAATACACTCAG gcTGAGGGTAAAAAGCTGGGATTGGTTGGCTGGGTCCAGAACACTGACCAGGGCACAGTGCAAGGACAATTGCAAGGTCCCATCTCTAAAGTGCGTCATATGCAGGAATGGCTTGAGACAAGAGGAAGTCCCAAATCACATATTGATAGAGCAAACTTCAGGAATGAGAAAGTCATCGTAAAGTTGGATTACTCAGATTTCCAGATTGTGAAATAA
- the ACYP1 gene encoding acylphosphatase-1 isoform X2, whose translation MLPDPGVCPSLAKDRAPRCALESFCRRIPVSAHLAGVGLLIAFLSTLGCFVRAPGMSMNMAEGDTLISVDYEIFGKVQGVFFRKYTQAEGKKLGLVGWVQNTDQGTVQGQLQGPISKVRHMQEWLETRGSPKSHIDRANFRNEKVIVKLDYSDFQIVK comes from the exons ATGCTCCCAGACCCTGGGGTGTGCCCTTCTCTGGCAAAAGACAGAGCCCCTAGATGTGCTTTGGAGTCGTTCTGCCGCAGGATTCCGGTGTCCGCCCACTTAGCGGGAGTGGGCCTGCTGATAGCCTTTCTTAGCACGCTCGGCTGCTTTGTACGGGCCCCAG GTATGAGCATGAACATGGCAGAAGGGGACACCCTGATATCAGTGGATTATGAGATTTTTGGGAAGGTCCAAGGAGTGTTTTTCCGCAAATACACTCAG gcTGAGGGTAAAAAGCTGGGATTGGTTGGCTGGGTCCAGAACACTGACCAGGGCACAGTGCAAGGACAATTGCAAGGTCCCATCTCTAAAGTGCGTCATATGCAGGAATGGCTTGAGACAAGAGGAAGTCCCAAATCACATATTGATAGAGCAAACTTCAGGAATGAGAAAGTCATCGTAAAGTTGGATTACTCAGATTTCCAGATTGTGAAATAA